The following are from one region of the Plasmodium gaboni strain SY75 chromosome 12, whole genome shotgun sequence genome:
- a CDS encoding reticulocyte binding protein 3, whose translation MRKGLIYRTILCNILLILIEKSHQNNIYKVKGNNENFEFSHLNFFSKNNEGLKFAKKKFSNGVNLSPEKYSNNNNDNDYSYKYYDSSSRRKRDNKTNKSSSNLFKPNLFVTLNEKRFANHPTHASFINKIKVTGPNEVNNNPMSFIIKSLSDDLRNNNIIENEDPKLLDDNNLYQIDMIDENGNLKFSLYPHYVNINACKEMIHYSTYYNEETEFINSTLYKILEPLSKYMHEIKSKCLNEKNNLLNEIHNLENPKYYKNNEQDVYEKNIKNYQLLRNKFENCLNKYNENINKKIYEMNTNIRNMLSHRICINNTCDLKNYNLIVELYLYHINELPEKTYHNHLNHAKELLEFSSNAINDMDKSILGHNEILHSISFVQLEIQDIIKRYKFHLNHINKGISEIKHISTNQARLSNINETILMNKSFELAKTFSNFKISTEILDMLNNLLNRKKGILQELLNSLMEDIKIQLNRILSPNNLDSKYENITSKANTTLKTAEKCLSENMWKIKDYEMVSTLEMINVKNSVYEKLYTLEKSINKLKKLLNDINIKFEIIKDAKIKLGGLDENKSTDINGQKKNIMNILHIIESIKENDKIQNLEHYIIDINNINSEINLLIENVENSLSQLMKLQEDEDNKNTLIIEIKSKMDSIKEKLKHMYDIIHINDTINNTVLEIEKIIDENSLVLNDYITKKNKILDNINIINKNFFNNNNNNNINNTHHYNNLKNFVKDRKDFIDKNVNYIYEYHTTQDINIMLNNTVIEYNKLEFMNSEVFDNASKKLKEELQNLVTLKESLMNMKQNVLKIDPLKNLNRLLEKYEALKKVINEYSDEQPKLDDFKKKMESRLNEFITDLNKNDQTLDDGKNIYDQFVEYKEQLLIKKRIIINNEIVIINDEVKKIKDQLKSHNILSYKLENDSTVDVDTAEENTPNSNVPLAVSNSSSIFSTYKPSELNKLIDFFSEKGNEVNVESKIKQDESIFIEKNKIFDDIIKDIELYNKKNNAIKILNKAINGSMNNLSIIDAAIKNKNRIENKLSQRSYLIQTDNFIDIYEKIFLKDNLNKGLVETENRLSNTYMNDLKLEAQKQNEHYNELKKNINTYDDAFLEKLMGDNYEWEVLKIELNGLNINYNILQKNIDTLIIKPYIDQIDHITLLIKSLKHKIDNKIKKMINTLERFKEFVQNIFNTKNIKLDENNINNGYNNRESNHKKILEDKKEDLFKNIDEKKYEVEKLKINLEENMNKTKHEIENMNISYGIKKNNLIVIYESMNGILNSIITMDEELYKLKNVDDLKILYEIILIEEINEKIRNEIKEATVVLVEIELYKRKIALSMKNSISEDISKFTPFKYNEIYDKCITKGKNIKELYEKASSLLEDSCKHKNMDIIKKNKSVLDEYLKTSIENNNDIKNNLTTLKSMYSILQNNEFDAVNRYVLENSNKCEDYAKELELELEKENSLTKKMKLKIKNAEEYKNIALGTRKHESIDIYIRNIKTIKQEISNIQSDIMKCIKNSYDNKTKSILHFENVHRGTYLFNILNEKKNVVPGSSEHENTSSQNESENVIDYYQKCITYSEEASNNYIEISSRKDSLLQFENEITNILNDVLIFNMKKTLENKMDSVNNILEDMKLTASIINQKSNLLSEKIRVLRNHKNIKDDEELLNNEKSKIAYEQFELYMGKLEYGISDINRLNAKAQKIFDKAQFLMKPMLDMSLIFNNKNLEELRNKEEIYMENIEYIQDEEKHIKYELAKLNEVIEFVDKIEKLLNKYRKYYEQGNLENTYKNSNKIKGRIEETKDSLNILVTIFSSIKNSTYLKKHTVKMEDLNSYINKVNGIYDKFMDSYKLLQKAIIESSSDNTGYEELKEVNGNIQKFEINLVKAEEDMKLYWNSIKKDVYNKLIYYIKGMLLELDKRCKSVDKILNEGLEFINKCSQDSNSMDDDNSIYNELNKAINKYKEIHAESNFVCKNEAESLFGIIVKSSNIIGMKIITGLXXXXXXXXXXXFDVEKKKRKINSIMEEINNVHFHITMKIGLSNMINDSRNKISTVLNKIYVSLNKIKNVKEMTCDDSSYHMLMEKDEYNKLKEYYKNYNEDKTTILNKLNTNKLKDDLNTCKKSLDELQNTMKNTIEEESSKKVIKDIKKSYDEINERISNTEKDAEEINVVLEELIKRQNKCKESWYTSLIGKVNTKMSFDKKRFLDRQQISQSFLDSMKMNFNMINKMINKINNHFEKNHINSYSLRSVEKTMNYINDSKEKGTTVISLIDDMTKILSIDNNNNDNNIIDLIKNNKENLLNNYSELDTKEKDLENIYLRIFFSKLEEIEKSSEKYFSISKAFNDVVKYQGQKLSDNIKKMNSIKNIIEEKENILNNINNKFTLENIKEFNKAYDNILFHMRDLYDLEEAKYDVGRKLNIYIEYIYHIRNKSNNLMNNFHDIKSTEYIMIHETDQLKNDINEYMNKINTNINNTNKELDIILRNIKINNNVVNNNHQIKKVIDNFWMHLDSIKSNFSKFLPEGEKLVLIKNYLNDIKNIMNEIMGKEQVDDSIKTCSKKLDIELDKINKMKQNNAITDDMVENLFSVKDKYKNEFLLTNDILKRVQNKHDEMNKVYKTLTVNTDNNKNKIAVKYLSDVNALINEIKLSVSTMENFLKIVDGKTKNLEMYRDRKLYSNHPVTLSSDGKFDIEDEEEEEEDEVNVEDEKNISSSQDTTLSHHEVENKNEKEKESDHPNDKTNRGQLLNEEYVKVKEHRRENSNKGKHRFNYNNYSNKGFDYSKIKYASGFVVGLIICSSVGFIFRKEKHKDEVDFNGNAEDFQFAKTNNIAEKEELIEVPFNENDYI comes from the exons atgAGAAAAGGGTTAATATATAGGACAATTCtttgtaatattttacTTATCTTAATCG AAAAAAGTCATcagaataatatatacaaagTAAAAGGAAATAATGAAAACTTCGAGTTTTCAcatttgaattttttttcaaagAACAATGAAGGTTTAAAATTTGCAAAGAAGAAATTTTCTAATGGTGTTAATTTATCACCTGAAAAATattctaataataataatgataatgattattcttataaatattatgatagTAGTAGTAGAAGAAAAAGAGATAATAAAACGAATAAGTCTTCGtcaaatttatttaaacCGAATTTATTTGTTACATTGAATGAAAAACGTTTTGCTAATCATCCAACACATGCTTCtttcataaataaaataaaagtaacGGGTCCCAATGAGGTTAATAATAATCCCATGagttttattataaaatcTTTATCTGATGatttaagaaataataatattattgaaaatgaagatcctaaattattagatgataataatttatatcaAATAGATATGATAGATGAGAATGgtaatttaaaattttctttatacCCACATTATGTGAATATAAATGCATGTAAAGAAATGATTCATTATAGTacttattataatgaagaaaccgaatttattaatagtactttatataaaatattagaaCCTTTATCTAAATATATGCATGAAATTAAAAGTAAATGTTTGaatgaaaagaataatttattaaatgaaatacACAATTTAGAGAATCctaaatattataagaataatgAACAAGATGTTTATGagaagaatataaaaaattatcaattattaagaaataaatttgaaaattgcttaaataaatataatgaaaatataaataaaaaaatttatgaAATGAATACAAATATTCGAAATATGTTAAGTCATAGAatttgtataaataatacatgtgatttaaaaaattacaatTTGATTGttgaattatatttatatcatattaaCGAATTACCTGAAAAGACTTATCATAATCATTTAAATCATGCAAAAGAACTATTAGAATTTTCTTCTAATGCTATAAATGATATGGATAAGAGTATATTAGGACATAATGAAATTTTACATTCTATTAGTTTTGTTCAGTTAGAAATTCAGGATATTATAAAGAGATATAAATTTCATTTAAATCATATTAACAAGGGAATAAGTgaaataaaacatatttcAACTAATCAAGCACGTTTATctaatattaatgaaacGATACTTATGAACAAAAGTTTTGAACTAGCTAAAACATTTTCAAACTTTAAAATTAGTACAGAAATTCTTGATATgttaaataatttattgAATAGGAAAAAAGGTATATTACAAGAATTATTAAACTCATTAATGGAAGacataaaaatacaatTGAATAGAATATTATCTCCCAACAATTTAGATTCAAAATATGAGAATATAACATCTAAAGCTAATACAACATTAAAAACAGCTGAAAAATGTTTATCTGAAAATATGtggaaaataaaagattATGAAATGGTTTCTACCTTAGAAATgataaatgtaaaaaatagtgtatatgaaaaattatatacattagAAAAATCtataaacaaattaaagaaattacttaatgatataaatataaaatttgaaataattaaagatgctaaaataaaattagGTGGATtagatgaaaataaatcaaCTGATATTAATGgacagaaaaaaaatataatgaatattttacatattatagaaagtataaaagaaaatgataaaatacaaaatttagaacattatattatagatattaataatataaattcaGAAATTAATTTGTTAATAGAAAATGTAGAAAATTCTTTAAGTCAATTAATGAAGTTACAAGAAgatgaagataataaaaataccTTAATTATCGaaataaaatcaaaaaTGGATAGTATAAAAGAAAAGTTAAAACATATGTATgatattatacatataaatgatacaataaataatacagTATTAgaaattgaaaaaataattgaTGAAAATTCATTAGTTCtaaatgattatataacaaaaaaaaataagatattagataatataaatattattaataagaatttttttaataataataataataataacataaacAATACAcatcattataataatttgaaaaatTTTGTTAAAGATAGAAAAGATTTTATagataaaaatgtaaattatatatatgaatatcATACCACTCaagatattaatattatgttGAATAATACTGTTATAGAATACAACAAATTAGAATTTATGAATTCAGAAGTTTTTGATAATGCTTCTaagaaattaaaagaagaattaCAAAATCTTGTGACACTTAAAGAAAGCTTAATGAATATGAAACAAAATGTGTTAAAAATTGAtcctttaaaaaatttaaatagACTGTTGGAAAAATATGAAGcattaaaaaaagttataaatgaatattcAGATGAACAACCCAAATTAGAtgattttaaaaagaaaatggAAAGTCGATTAAATGAATTTATTACagatttaaataaaaatgatcAAACTTTAGATGatggaaaaaatatatatgatcAATTTGTAGAATATAAAGAAcaattattaataaaaaaaagaattattataaataatgaaattgttataattaatgatgaagtaaaaaaaatcaaGGACCAATTAAAAAGCCATAAcattttatcatataagTTAGAAAATGATTCAACTGTTGATGTAGATACAGCTGAAGAAAATACACCTAATTCTAATGTTCCTTTGGCTGTGTCTAATTCTTCTTCTATTTTTTCTACATATAAACCTAGtgaattaaataaattaattgACTTCTTTTCTGAAAAGGGAAATGAAGTAAATGTTGaaagtaaaataaaacaagATGAAAGCATTTTTATtgaaaagaataaaatattcgatgatataataaaagatattgaattatataataagaaaaacAATGCGATAAAAATCTTAAATAAAGCTATAAATGGATCTATGAATAATTTGTCTATAATTGATGCAgcaataaaaaataagaatagaatagaaaataaattatctCAAAGATCTTATTTAATACAGACGGATAAttttatagatatatatgaaaaaatatttttaaaagataatttaaataaagGTTTAGTTGAGACCGAAAATAGATTATCTAACACTTATATGAACGATCTAAAGTTAGAAGCccaaaaacaaaatgagcattataatgaattaaagaaaaatataaatacatatgaTGATGCATTTTTAGAGAAATTAATGGGAGATAATTATGAATGGGAAGTTCTTAAAATTGAATTAAATGgtttaaatataaattataatatattgcaaaaaaatatagatacCTTAATTATTAAGCCTTATATAGACCAAATTGATCATATtacattattaataaaatcCTTGAAGCATAAAATAGACAATAAAATTAAGAAAATGATTAATACTTTAGAAAGGTTTAAAGAATTTGTTCAAAACATTTTTAACAcaaagaatataaaattagatgaaaataatattaataatggTTATAATAACAGGGAAAGCAATCATAAGAAAATTTTAGAAGATAAAAAAGAGGATttgtttaaaaatattgatgaaaaaaaatatgaagTAGAAAAactaaaaataaatttagaagaaaatatgaataaaacTAAACACGAAATAGAGAATATGAATATAAGTTATggaattaaaaaaaacaatttGATTGTTATATATGAAAGTATGAACGGTATATTAAATTCTATTATAACCATGGATGAAGAGTTgtataaattaaaaaatgtggatgatttaaaaatattatatgaaataatattaatagaagagattaatgaaaaaataagaaatgAAATCAAAGAAGCCACTGTTGTACTAGTAGAAATTGAATTgtataaaagaaaaattgCTCTTAGTATGAAAAATTCTATAAGTGAAGatatatcaaaatttacaccattcaaatataatgaaatatatgataaatgtattacaaaaggtaaaaatataaaagagCTTTATGAAAAAGCATCTTCATTATTAGAAGATTCATgtaaacataaaaatatggatattattaaaaaaaacaaatcAGTTCTGGATGAATACTTAAAGACATctattgaaaataataatgatattaaaaataatttaacTACTTTAAAAAGTATGTATAGCatattacaaaataatgaatttGACGCAGTTAATCGATATGTATTAGAAAATAGTAATAAATGTGAAGACTATGCTAAAGAATTAGAACTTGAAttagaaaaagaaaattcgttaacaaaaaaaatgaaattaaaaattaaaaatgcagaggaatacaaaaatatagCTTTAGGTACTAGAAAACATGAATCAATcgatatatatataagaaatattaaaacaaTAAAACAAGAAATTTCTAATATACAATCTGATATAATGAAATGCATTAAAAATTCGTATGATAATAAAACTAAAAGTATATTACACTTTGAAAATGTACATAGAGGTACatatctttttaatattttaaatgaGAAGAAAAACGTAGTTCCAGGATCATCAGAACATGAAAATACATCATCACAAAATGAAAGTGAAAACGTTATTGATTACTATCAAAAATGTATAACATATTCAGAAGAAGCTTCCAATAATTATATTGAAATTTCCTCTAGAAAAGATTCGTTATTACAGTttgaaaatgaaataacaaatatacTAAATGatgttttaatttttaatatgaaaaaaacgcttgaaaataaaatggacagtgtaaataatattttggAAGACATGAAATTAACAGCATCTATAATTAATCAAAAATCAAATTTATTGTCTGAAAAAATAAGAGTATTAAGAAAccataaaaatataaaagatgatgaagaattattaaataatgaaaaatcTAAAATAGCATATGAACAATTCGAATTATATATGGGTAAACTAGAATATGGTATATCTGATATAAATCGTTTAAATGCTAAGGCACAAAAAATTTTTGATAAGGCTCAATTTTTGATGAAACCAATGTTAGATATGTCtcttatatttaataataaaaatttagaggaattaagaaataaagaagaaatttatatggaaaatattgaatatatacaagatgaagaaaaacatattaaatatgaGTTAGCTAAATTAAATGAAGTTATTGAATTCGTTGataaaattgaaaaattgttaaacaaatatagaaaatattatgaacaAGGGAATTTAGAAAATACATATAAGAATTCTAATAAAATCAAAGGTCGTATTGAAGAAACAAAAGattcattaaatatattagttactatattttcatctataaaaaatagcacatatttaaaaaagcATACTGTTAAAATGGAAGATTTAAATagttatataaataaagtgaatggtatatatgataaatttATGGATTCCTACAAACTATTACAAAAAGCTATTATTGAATCTTCTAGTGATAATACAGGATATGAAGAATTAAAAGAAGTGAACGgaaatatacaaaaatttGAAATAAATCTTGTAAAAGCAGAAGAAGATATGAAATTATATTGGAAtagtattaaaaaagatgtatataataaattgatatattatattaaagGTATGTTATTAGAATTAGACAAACGATGTAAATCAGTcgataaaatattaaatgaagGTTTGgaatttataaataaatgttcTCAAGATAGTAATTCTATGGATGATGAtaatagtatatataatgaacTAAATAAAGcaattaataaatataaagaaatacATGCAGAGTCTAATTTTGTTTGTAAAAATGAAGCAGAAAGTTTGTTTGGAATTATTGTAAAGTCTTCAAATATTATAGgtatgaaaataataacagGTTTAGNNNNNNNNNNNNNNNNNNNNNNNNNNNNNNCGTTTGATGTTgaaaagaagaaaagaaaaattaatagTATAATggaagaaataaataatgtgCATTTTCATATTACAATGAAGATTGGTCTATCTAATATGATTAATGATTctagaaataaaataagtacagttttaaataaaatatatgtatctttaaataaaattaagAATGTAAAAGAAATGACGTGTGATGATAGTAGTTATCATATGCTAATGGAAAAagatgaatataataaattaaaagaatattataaaaattataatgaagataaaacgactattttaaataaattgaacacaaataaattaaaagatgATTTGAATACTTGTAAAAAATCCTTAGATGAGTTACAAAACACAATGAAAAATACAATTGAAGAAGAATCTTCTAAAAAGGTTATAAAGGATATAAAGAAATCATATGATGAAATAAATGAGCGTATTAGTAATACCGAAAAAGATGCGGAAGAAATAAATGTTGTTTTAGAAGAATTAATTAAGAGacaaaataaatgtaaagAATCTTGGTATACATCATTAATTGGAAAGGTGAATACTAAAATGTCTTTTGACAAAAAGAGATTCCTTGATAGACAACAAATTTCTCAGTCCTTTTTAGATTCTATGAAAATGAATTTTAATATgattaataaaatgattaataagataaataatcattttgaaaaaaatcatataaatagtTATTCCTTAAGAAGTGTTGAGAAAACAATGAATTACATAAATGATTCAAAGGAGAAAGGAACCACTGTTATATCATTAATTGATGATATGAcgaaaatattatcaatagataataataataatgataataatataattgatttaataaaaaataataaagaaaaccttttaaataattatagtGAGTTAGATACGAAAGAAAAGGatttagaaaatatttatttaagaatattttttagtAAATTAGAAGAAATTGAAAAATCATctgaaaaatatttttctatatctAAAGCATTTAATGATGTGGTAAAATATCAAGGACAGAAATTATCAgacaatataaaaaaaatgaatagtataaaaaatattatagaaGAGAAAGAaaacattttaaataatattaataataaatttacaTTAGAGAATATTAAAGAGTTTAATAAGGCgtatgataatattttatttcatatgcgtgatttatatgatttagAAGAAGCAAAATATGATGTAGGaagaaaattaaatatatatatagaatatatatatcacataagaaataaatcaaataatttaatgaataattttcatgatattaaaagtactgaatatataatgatacATGAAACTGatcaattaaaaaatgatataaatgaatatatgaataaaataaatacaaatataaataataccAATAAAGAACTCgatataatattaagaaatataaagataaataataatgttgtaaataataatcatcaaattaaaaaagtaATTGATAATTTTTGGATGCATTTAGATTCAATAAAATCTAATTTTTCTAAATTTTTACCAGAAGGCGAAAAATTGgttttaattaaaaattatttgaatgatataaaaaatataatgaatgAAATTATGGGAAAAGAACAAGTTGATGATAGTATTAAAACATGCTCCAAAAAGTTAGATATAGAATTggataaaataaataaaatgaaacaAAATAATGCAATAACCGATGATATGGTTGAGAATTTATTTTCAGttaaagataaatataaaaatgagTTCTTATTAACAAATGATATCTTAAAAAGAGTACAAAATAAGCATGATGAAATGAATAAGGtatataaaacattaaCTGTAAATACTgataacaataaaaataaaattgcTGTAAAATATTTGAGCGATGTAAATGCTTTAattaatgaaataaaattatcTGTAAGTACTATGGAAAACTTTTTGAAAATTGTAGATGGAAAAACAAAGAATTTAGAAATGTATAGAGATCGTAAGTTATATAGCAATCATCCAGTTACTTTATCTAGTGATGGTAAGTTTGATATTgaagatgaagaagaagaagaagaagatgaAGTAAATGTGGAggatgaaaaaaatataagtaGCTCCCAAGATACCACATTAAGTCATCATGAAgttgaaaataaaaatgaaaaagaaaaagaaagtGATCATCCAAATGATAAAACAAACAGAGGAcaattattaaatgaagaatatGTAAAAGTAAAAGAACATAGGAGGGAAAATTCGAATAAAGGTAAACATAgatttaattataataattattctaATAAAGGTTTTGATTATTCCAAGATTAAATATGCTTCAGGATTTGTTGTTGGTTTGATTATTTGTTCTAGTGTTGGATTTATATTTAGAAAAGAAAAGCATAAAGATGAAGTTGATTTTAATGGAAATGCTGAAGATTTCCAATTTGctaaaacaaataatatagcAGAAAAGGAGGAATTAATTGAAGTACCatttaatgaaaatgattatatttaa
- a CDS encoding putative exported protein (Plasmodium exported protein, unknown function), which yields MNKTISPPSNFVYPCLQEYKKQHYLGMEHKIKKGLFQKYKKCSWFFCMVLTFLLLFCILCPTKNVILRQYTNRIFNQKGIKYSKSSRILEEREFLITKNKSLLNIDENMNPQDEDLDEKKKKLEKRINEILTKCKNRQTDEYISPLIKYDIINEHKEQTNIGSCVHHYNVQKEKYDCHNTISHNINYFNYNEQFNHSNDTTNLNPTNDTNQINNLNYSQYNNNLDNNSAYEQNKEKSLVTFNSTQIHKANHEQTYFYQLPEEQQFQISTSDEYKNINFYNEESFRALSDMNKTNNNIPQEFKDYIESYLQQKYHIMTNEELDTMNKYRIEYIKYKTLYEYLIKKAQKKKLLKEIKLTLKVTFIIMSFLITLIICPTCVVSLICVLAVCTYLSFL from the exons atgaataaaaCTATTAGTCCTCCTTCCAATTTTGTATATCCTTGTCTAcaagaatataaaaaacaaCATTATTTAGGGATGgaacataaaataaaaaaaggactatttcaaaaatataaaaaatgttcaTGGTTTTTTTGCATGGTACTTACTTTTCtccttttattttgtatattatgTCCTACTAAAAAT GTTATCCTTAGACAATATACTAACAGAATATTTAATCAAAAAGGTATAAAGTATTCAAAATCTTCTAGAATTTTAGAAGAACGTGAATTTTTAATAACCAAAAATAAATCCCTATTAAACATTGATGAGAATATGAATCCACAAGACGAAGATCTAgatgagaaaaaaaagaaattagaaaaacgtataaatgaaatattaacaaaatGTAAAAATCGTCAAACAGACGAATATATATCACctttaattaaatatgatataataaatgaacaCAAAGAACAAACGAATATAGGATCATGTGTTCATCATTATAATGTTCAGAAGGAAAAATATGACTGTCATAATACTATTTCTCATAAcattaattattttaattataatgaacAATTTAATCATTCAAATGATACTACGAATCTTAATCCTACTAATGACACTAAtcaaattaataatttaaattacTCTCAATACAATAATAACCTTGATAATAATTCTGCATATGAACAGAACAAAGAAAAATCATTAGTAACATTTAATTCAACACAAATTCATAAGGCAAACCATGAGCAAACATATTTCTATCAATTACCAGAAGAACAACAATTTCAGATATCCACTTCCgatgaatataaaaatataaatttctATAATGAAGAATCCTTTAGAGCCTTATCAGATATGAATAAaactaataataatataccACAAGAATTTAAAGACTATATAGAATCTTATTTACAACAAAAATATCACATTATGACTAATGAGGAACTGGATACGatgaataaatatagaatagaatatattaaatacaaaaccctatatgaatatttaattaaaaaagcacaaaaaaaaaaattacttaaagaaataaaattaacTTTAAAAGTAACCTTTATTATAATGTCCTTTCTTATTACACTCATAATATGTCCTACATGTGTCGTATCTCTTATATGTGTTTTAGCAGTTTGCACAtatctttcttttttataa
- a CDS encoding putative lysophospholipase, with product MVENELIDDNSLTYKTRLDGTPKLDSFFNKDGLLIRTYSWTVKKALGILVLIHGLNSHFRLEYLKHNADIISNDKAVLIDSDDYYIYKDSWIERLNNEGYSVYGIDLQGHGKSDGWQNLRGNVNYFDDLVYDVIQYINKINSSVIKERVDPTEYSYSNYNYYYKNRLPNIVRPPLYIIGLSMGGNIALRVLELIGKSQEVNDNLNIKGCISLAGMVSIDENGSRIPFKYKYFFVPLSRYVSYFFPTFRPSPKMNFEKFPYVNDIINFDKNRYDKWITMRFARQILEATWNLQEDMKYIPKEIPLLFIHSKDDCACYYEGAEAFFNKLENNNKELHTLYDMDHLLTMEPGNEKVLDKVITWIKSIREEDTDNSSTQFMDDENMLNAILQLNLEKQNNDDFIAQKENMEMFTVLLDNENDTCNIIDKELIENNMTHSELETVIN from the coding sequence atggTTGAGAATGAATTAATTGATGACAATAGCTTAACTTATAAAACGAGGTTAGATGGAACCCCAAAACTTGATTCCTTTTTTAACAAGGATGGTTTATTAATAAGAACCTATTCCTGGACAGTTAAGAAGGCATTAGGGATATTAGTTTTAATTCATGGTTTAAATTCTCATTTTCGGTTagaatatttaaaacatAATGCGGATATCATAAGTAATGATAAAGCAGTATTGATAGATTCAgatgattattatatatataaggaTAGTTGGATAGAACGTTTGAATAATGAAGGTTATTCTGTTTATGGTATAGATTTACAGGGTCATGGGAAATCAGATGGATGGCAAAATTTAAGAGGTAatgtaaattattttgatgACTTAGTATATGATGttatacaatatataaataaaataaatagtTCTGTAATAAAAGAAAGAGTAGATCCGACGGAATATTCATATtcaaattataattattattataaaaatcGATTGCCTAATATTGTGAGACCtcctttatatataattggTCTTTCTATGGGTGGAAATATTGCTTTGAGAGTCTTAGAATTAATAGGTAAATCACAAGAAgttaatgataatttaaatataaaaggaTGTATATCTTTAGCAGGTATGGTATCGATTGATGAAAATGGATCTAGAATTccttttaaatataaatatttttttgtacCTTTATCAAGATATGTATCCTATTTTTTCCCCACTTTTCGTCCTAGTCCAAAAATGaattttgaaaaatttCCATATGtaaatgatattataaattttgaTAAGAACAGATATGATAAATGGATAACTATGAGATTCGCACGTCAAATTTTAGAAGCAACATGGAATTTACAGGAAGACATGAAATATATACCTAAAGAAATACCTCTATTATTTATTCACTCGAAGGATGATTGTGCATGTTATTATGAAGGGGCTGAGgctttttttaataaattagaaaataataataaagaacTTCATACATTATATGATATGGATCATCTCCTAACCATGGAGCCAGGAAATGAAAAAGTTCTTGATAAGGTTATTACGTGGATTAAAAGTATAAGAGAAGAGGATACTGATAATAGTTCAACACAATTTATggatgatgaaaatatgCTTAATGCTATTTTACAATTAAATCTTGAAAAACAGAATAATGATGATTTTATTGcacaaaaagaaaacatGGAAATGTTTACTGTACTTTTAGATAATGAAAACGATACttgtaatattattgataaagaattaattgaaaataatatgacACATTCGGAGTTAGAAACTGTAATTAATTGA